Part of the Pseudodesulfovibrio hydrargyri genome is shown below.
ATATATGGGTGTTGCCCGCGAAGGGCGTATCTGGTATCTGAACGTGTTGCTCGTTTGTTGCCGCCCGTAAATTCCGGAGGAGATCCCATGGCCCGTAAAGCCGTTGACCCCGAAGCCCTGCGCAAAGAGGCGCTGGGCACCGCCCTGACCACCATTGAACGCAAGTTCGGCAAAGGCTCGATCATGCGCCTGGACGGCGAGGCGTCCCATACCATTCCCTTCATCCCCACCGGTTCCATCGGCCTGGACATCGCCCTGGGCATCGGCGGCGTGCCGCGCGGCCGGGTCATCGAGATCTTCGGCCCCGAATCCTCGGGCAAGACCACCCTGGCCCTGCACATCATCGCCCAGGCCCAGAAGGCGGGCGGCTCGGCGGCCTTTGTCGACGCCGAACACGCGCTCGACCCGGGCTACGCCAAGCGGCTGGGCGTGCATACCGACGACCTGCTCATCTCCCAGCCCGACTACGGCGAGCAGGCGCTCGAAATCGCCGACCTGCTGGTCCGCTCCGGCGCGCTGGACGTCATCGTCATCGACTCGGTGGCCGCGCTCATCCCGCAGTCCGAGCTCGAAGGCCAGATGGGCGAGACCCAGGTGGGCGGCCAGGCCCGGCTCATGTCCCACGCCCTGCGCAAGCTGACCGGCACCATCCACAAGTCCAACTGCGTGGTCATCTTCATCAACCAGATCCGCATGAAGATCGGCATGACCGGCTACGGCAACCCCGAGACCACCTCGGGCGGCAACGCGCTCAAGTTCTACGCCTCCTGCCGCCTGGACATCCGCCGCATCCAGACCCTCAAGGACAAGGACGAGGCCTACGGCATCCGCGCCCGCATCAAGGTGGTCAAGAACAAGGTCGCCCCGCCCTTTAGGCAGGCCGAGGTGGACGTGCTCTACGGCGAGGGCATCTCCCGCATGGGCGAGCTCATCGACATGGGCGTGGAGAACGGCATCATCGAGAAGTCCGGCTCCTGGTTCGCCTACGGCTCCGAAAAGCTCGGCCAGGGCAAGGAGAACGTCCGCGCCCTGCTCTCGGACAATCCGGACCTGGCCCATTCCATCGAAGAGGCCCTGATGACCCACCTCGGATACCGCGAAGCGCCCGAGGATACGGCCGCGCCCGCGCCGGACGCCGGCGAATAAACCGTCTTTCAGCCCGAACCGAGCGCCCCGGGCCGCAAGCCCCGGGGCGCTTTTATATCGGTAATACCTTTCCCTGGAGAACAACAACACGATGAAAGCCAATGAAATCCGCCAACGCTTCCTTGAGTACTTCGAGAGAAACGGACACACCGTTGTCGAGTCCTCTCCGCTGACGCCCAAGGACGACCCGACCCTGCTCTTCACCAACGCGGGCATGGTCCAGTTCAAGAAGCTCTTCCTGGGCCAGGAGAAGCGCGACTACATCCGCG
Proteins encoded:
- the recA gene encoding recombinase RecA, whose product is MARKAVDPEALRKEALGTALTTIERKFGKGSIMRLDGEASHTIPFIPTGSIGLDIALGIGGVPRGRVIEIFGPESSGKTTLALHIIAQAQKAGGSAAFVDAEHALDPGYAKRLGVHTDDLLISQPDYGEQALEIADLLVRSGALDVIVIDSVAALIPQSELEGQMGETQVGGQARLMSHALRKLTGTIHKSNCVVIFINQIRMKIGMTGYGNPETTSGGNALKFYASCRLDIRRIQTLKDKDEAYGIRARIKVVKNKVAPPFRQAEVDVLYGEGISRMGELIDMGVENGIIEKSGSWFAYGSEKLGQGKENVRALLSDNPDLAHSIEEALMTHLGYREAPEDTAAPAPDAGE